In Vicugna pacos chromosome 1, VicPac4, whole genome shotgun sequence, a single window of DNA contains:
- the AGTR1 gene encoding type-1 angiotensin II receptor produces MILNSSTEDGIKRIQDDCPKAGRHNYIFIMIPTLYSIIFVVGIFGNSLVVIVIYFYMKLKTVASVFLLNLALADLCFLLTLPLWAVYTAMEYRWPFGNYLCKIASASVSFNLYASVFLLTCLSIDRYLAIVHPMKSRLRRTMLVAKVTCIIIWLLAGLASLPTIIHRNVFFIENTNITVCAFHYESQNSTLPVGLGLTKNILGFLFPFLIILTSYTLIWKTLKKAYEVQKNKPRNDDIFKIIMAIVLFFFFSWVPHQIFTFLDVLIQLGVIQDCRIADVVDTAMPITICLAYFNNCLNPLFYGFLGKKFKKYFLQLLKYIPPKAKSHSSLSTKMSTLSYRPSENGSSSTKKPAPCIEVE; encoded by the coding sequence ATGATCCTCAACTCTTCCACTGAAGATGGTATTAAAAGAATCCAAGATGACTGTCCCAAAGCTGGAAGGCACAATTACATATTTATCATGATTCCTACTTTATACAGTATTATCTTTGTGGTGGGAATATTTGGAAACAGCTTGGTGGTGATTGTCATTTACTTTTACATGAAACTGAAGACTGtggccagtgtttttcttttgaatttagcACTGGCTGACTTATGCTTTCTACTGACTTTGCCACTATGGGCTGTCTACACTGCTATGGAATACCGCTGGCCTTTTGGCAATTACCTGTGTAAGATAGCTTCAGCCAGTGTCAGTTTCAACCTGTATGCCAGTGTGTTTCTACTCACATGTCTAAGCATTGATCGCTACCTGGCGATTGTTCACCCAATGAAGTCCCGCCTTCGGCGCACAATGCTTGTGGCCAAAGTCACCTGTATCATTATTTGGCTGCTGGCTGGCTTGGCCAGTTTGCCAACCATAAtccacagaaatgtatttttcatcgAGAATACCAATATCACAGTTTGTGCTTTCCATTATGAATCCCAAAATTCAACCCTCCCTGTAGGGCTGGGCCTAACCAAGAATATACTGggtttcttgtttccttttctgatCATCCTTACAAGTTATACTCTTATTTGGAAGACCCTAAAGAAGGCTTATGAAGTTCAGAAGAACAAACCAAGAAATGATGATATTTTCAAGATAATTATGGCAATTgtgctgttctttttcttttcctgggttCCCCACCAAATATTCACTTTTCTGGATGTGCTGATTCAGCTGGGCGTCATACAAGACTGCAGAATCGCAGATGTTGTCGACACCGCCATGCCCATCACTATTTGCTTAGCTTATTTTAACAATTGCCTGAATCCTCTCTTTTATGgctttctggggaaaaaatttaagaaatattttctccagctTCTCAAATACATTCCGCCAAAGGCCAAATCCCACTCAAGCCTGTCAACAAAGATGAGCACGCTTTCCTACCGCCCCTCAGAAAATGGAAGCTCATCCACCAAGAAGCCTGCCCCGTGCATTGAGGTTGAATGA